CCGGGCAAAGACATCTGGCTGATTGGCGGCAGCGAGCTCAATACGGTACTCCTAAATGCAGGACTTATCAACGAGGTCATCATCACCACTATTCCGGTTATACTTGGGCAGGGCATTCCGCTGTTTGCCATCGGCGCGCAGGAAACAAAGCTACACCTGCACCACAGCCGCAGTTACCAGAACGGGTTTGTGCAAACCAGGCTGGAGGTGCAGTAAACGGCTTTGTTTTGTAAAAAGCTCCCCGGAACTCTTACCAGGGAACGCTACCATTCAAAACATATAAGATCTATGGTGTAAAAGCTGGCCGCCATACGGACAGATCGACCAGCCATCACTCCGCTATAATTTTCCTGGAATAGGTTTTTCGGAAAGGAGGCAACTGGGATAAGTTATTTCATTTCGCAGCGTCTCTTCCTGCTTATGCTTTCGCTCCACCCGCTCATCATCCAGCATCTCCTGGTTCACTACATCGATGAACTCTCTGGAATAATCAAAGCTTTCGTTTACTGTCTTTTCATGTTCATCTCCGGTGTTGAAGAAAATATCCCGCAGATGGTTTCTACCGCTTCTTCTTGATCTCATTACATACTCCTTTCTTGTCTTGCGGGCGCTTTATACAGCACCTGTTCTTGTTAATATTGTACCGTTTATACTATGTTATACGAATTTTATTCAGGACAGGACTGCCATAAGCACCGGCTTTTATAGTATAATTTTGAGACCAAAAAACAGAACATCAATATTATACAAATGATTGAAAATCAGTATATTGCATTTAATTATAACTTATCAACTCACTATTAAGTCATTGCAGGCAGGAAGTTCACTGTAGCCGCAGCTACTTATATTGTTTTGCACCGCTAATCTTTAGCTGAAGTATGGACGCCCGGTAGCCAGGCCATAGCAGCCGCAGCCTATTTTATGTATCTTTGCGACGTACTTACCAGCTGCCGCCCTGGCAAAAGGTGGGGCTTAATTCATACTTATCTTGGAGAACAAAACGAAAAACCAGCTACGGGCACTAAGCATTTACCAGATTGTGGGCGGGCTGCTGGGCATTGCCTTTACCTTGTGGGTACTTTTCCACGGCGAGCTGGAGGTCACGCCTCAGGTACTGCGTATTTCGCTCTTTGCGGCAACCTTATACATCGTATCCATCCTTTGCGGGCGCATGCTCTGGCGTAATCCACAGCGCGGGCTTGCCTTCTCGCTTGCCAACCAGGTGCTGCAGGTGATTTATTTCACGTTCGGGAGTTATGGCTTTCAGTATGTCGCGGGCCTGCGCATTGGCCTGGGTTTCGATATGGTGGGTTCCTGGACCTTTAAGTTCCGGCTGGCGCTTTCTTCGTTCCAGTTCATGCTCGGCACCGACACGGGCCAGAAGTTTATCGGCATCAATTTGGTGGCCTTGTTTCTTATCTTCTGGATGGAGCGGTTGCTGGAGGATGTGAAAGCAACTGATAAAGTATAAGCAAGCAGCTTATCTTCCGCTCCTGTAGGCCCTTACTTCTCCTATACTTGCAGCTGCCCGTTCTTTCGGATTTATAATCTGAAAGCAACATTAGTATAAGGGTTTGCAATCCGATTCTATACTTATTTTCTGCCATTTCTAAACCCAATCACAGAAAGCGGATAGCAAATCCTTACAGCAGTGCTTCGGGATTATAAATCCCGAAGAGCGTTATACTTGCGCTAACACAAGTATAAACCGGCTACTTCTTTTTCTTGGCCTTGGCCTTTGCTTTTTTGGCTTTGGCCGCTTTCAGCTTCTCGTCGTTTTCTTCGGCTTCTTTCATTAGCGCACGCCAGTCGTAGGTGGCATCGGCACTAAAATCTATGGTTGCTTCGTAGTCGTCTTTATCTACCTGCAGCACCTTGATGTCTTTGGTCAGATAGGTCTGGATCTCGTCGAGGATGGGTTTTTCTTCGGGCGCACAGAAGCTTACGGCAATGCCTTTTTCCTTGCCGCGGCCCGTACGGCCAACGCGGTGCACGTAATTTTCGGGCTGCTCCGGCAGGTCGTAATTCACCACGTATTCCACACCGGGTATGTCGATGCCGCGGGCGCTCACATCGGTGGCAACCATCAGCTTCACCTCGCCGCTCCTGAACTTTTTCATGGCCTCGTTGCGGGCTTTCTGATCTTTGTCGCCGTGGATGGTGATGCTCTCGATGCCCACGCGTTCCATGGCTTTCTGCACCCGCTCGGCGCGTACTTTGGTGCGCACAAACACAAGTATCTTTTTATCCGGATTCTCTTTTACCACGCGCTCCAGGAAAAAGCGCTTGTCGTCCATGCCCACATACATCACCGAGTGGTCAACGTTTTTGGCCACAGGGTCTTTGGGCGAGATCTGGATGCGCACCGGCTTGTTTACTAGCGAGTAAGCGAGCTCTTTGATCGTTTCGTTGATGGTAGCCGAAAAGAACAGCGTCTGGCGCTGGCGCGGCAAGCGCGTGATCAGCTGGCGGATGTCATGTATAAAGCCCAGGTCCAGCATATGGTCGGCCTCGTCGAGCACGAGTATCTCCACGCGCTCCAGCCGGATGTGGCCCTGGCTCACCAGGTCGAACAGGCGGCCGGGCGTAGCTACCAGCACATCAATGCCTTTCTCCAGCTTGGCAATCTGCGGCCCCTGCTCCACACCTCCAAACACGCAGAAGGTCTCCACGCGGGTATGGCGGCCTATCTGGTTAAACACCTCCGTAATCTGCAACGCCAGCTCGCGGGTGGGCACCATCACCACGCACTTAATGCCATCCTCGCGGTGGCGGTTTTTGCGAAGCTGTAAAATGTCGAGCACCGGAATGGCGAAGGCGGCCGTTTTGCCCGTGCCTGTCTGGGCAATAGCCAGCACATCCTCCCCTTTCATGATGGCAGGAATGGCTTTAAACTGGATATCAGTGGGCTTGGTGAAACCGAGCTTGCTCAGGCTTTTCTTTATTTCGTCAGAGATGCGGTAATCGTCGAACTTCATGGTGCTGCTGGTGTTTAGGGTGGCCTTGCTTATACGTACGGCAAAAGCCGGCTGCAAAGGTACGGGGTTTTTGTTGATTGCTACAGGCTAAAATCAAGCAACTCAAAACCGCTACAATCAACTCCCGGCGCGCCAAAGCATGGGCCTGCAGGTAAAATCCGGTCAGAGTCGCCTTTTCCGGGCACTTCCAAGGGGCGTTTACTGTTGAAGTCTAGCATGACCAAACTGAGTATACCCGTGCTAAAAAACCTGTTTCTTTATACCCTGCTTCTGATGTTTGTTTTGTCCGGCTCGGGCTGCCAGTCAGAAGCCATTGCCCCGGTAGCCGCCGCAGAAGCACCTGCCAAAGAGTACCTGGTTTCGTCGGAGCTGCTTGCCAGTGTGCCCCAAAGTATGCTGCGCGCCCTTGCTTCTTCCGATGGCTACGCAGCCTATAGTAACGACATCCGGTATGATGTGGCAGTATACAAGATCATCTACTATACCACCTACCAGGGCAAAGAGATCAAAGCCTCAGGGCTGGTTTGTGTGCCTCAGGGCATGCCCACGCCGGCGCCTGTGCTAAGTGCGCAGCATGGCACTATCTTTACGCAGCGCGATGCCCCGACAAACTTTACCGATCTCTCCGGCTTCGAGCTCTTCGCCGCTGCCGGCTACGTTACCCTGATCCCGGATTATATCGGTTTTGGCGCGTCAAAACAGATCTTCCACCCGTACTACGACCAGCAGCACTCGGCCCTGGCTGTGGTCGATATGATCAAAGCAGGCGAGTCGTTCTGCCGCCAACAAAACGTAGCGATAAGCGATAAACTGTTTCTGGTGGGGTATTCCGAGGGTGGCTATGTAACGCTGGCAGCACAAAAAGAGATTGAAACGCACCCGGAGCACGGGCTAAAACTAACGGCGGTTGCGGCCG
This window of the Pontibacter liquoris genome carries:
- a CDS encoding DEAD/DEAH box helicase, whose protein sequence is MKFDDYRISDEIKKSLSKLGFTKPTDIQFKAIPAIMKGEDVLAIAQTGTGKTAAFAIPVLDILQLRKNRHREDGIKCVVMVPTRELALQITEVFNQIGRHTRVETFCVFGGVEQGPQIAKLEKGIDVLVATPGRLFDLVSQGHIRLERVEILVLDEADHMLDLGFIHDIRQLITRLPRQRQTLFFSATINETIKELAYSLVNKPVRIQISPKDPVAKNVDHSVMYVGMDDKRFFLERVVKENPDKKILVFVRTKVRAERVQKAMERVGIESITIHGDKDQKARNEAMKKFRSGEVKLMVATDVSARGIDIPGVEYVVNYDLPEQPENYVHRVGRTGRGKEKGIAVSFCAPEEKPILDEIQTYLTKDIKVLQVDKDDYEATIDFSADATYDWRALMKEAEENDEKLKAAKAKKAKAKAKKKK
- a CDS encoding alpha/beta fold hydrolase, producing MLKNLFLYTLLLMFVLSGSGCQSEAIAPVAAAEAPAKEYLVSSELLASVPQSMLRALASSDGYAAYSNDIRYDVAVYKIIYYTTYQGKEIKASGLVCVPQGMPTPAPVLSAQHGTIFTQRDAPTNFTDLSGFELFAAAGYVTLIPDYIGFGASKQIFHPYYDQQHSALAVVDMIKAGESFCRQQNVAISDKLFLVGYSEGGYVTLAAQKEIETHPEHGLKLTAVAAGAGGYDLTAMLSGVASGKPYPYPAYLAYVLQAYDYTYNWNRPLTDFFQAAYAQKLPTLFNGTNGGSAINRQLTTDPHQLFAPAFFEALQSPSGELPLKQALQANSFQDWVPQSPTRLYHGTADEIIPFENSKQTYTRFIAQGARHLEFIPLEKGTHGSSLVPMLQSLVPWIKGF